In the Populus trichocarpa isolate Nisqually-1 chromosome 1, P.trichocarpa_v4.1, whole genome shotgun sequence genome, ACTGGCTTCCCACTCATCATTGCCTCCATGAGTGTAAGATCAAGGCCTTGGGGTCTAAGTGTTGGGTTCACAAAGATATCAATGGAGTTATAGAATGCCCTCAATTCAGATGGATTCATAGATCCCAAAACCAAGACTCTAGGGCCTAATTCTTTGTATCTTTGCTCCCATGGACCTGACCCTGCCACAATTAAATATACATCAGGATGTTCTGTCATGAACTCGGAAAATGCTTCATAAAGAATTGGATGCCCTTTATCTTTCACTAATCTTCCAGCCACACCAAGTACTAAACTAGCATTAACTGGGACGCCAATTCTAGACCTAAACTCGTGGCCTGATCTCACGTCTTCTCCAAAATCATCTTCATCCACACCGTTGACAATTACATGAACTCTTCTTCTAGGAATCTGGTACACATCCCTAAGCATCTCACCACAACTATCACTAATAGCAACATGATGTTCATATTTCTTGAAAAACCTTATCTCATCGAGCACTCTAGGGACAAAACCTTGGAGACTTTTATTGAAATAAGGAGTGATCGCCTCATTTGGTTTTCGTGCCAAGTCCTGGAAAATACTTGATTGTAAGCCTTCAAGAGCTATACCATGCCAAGAAACTGCAAGATTTGGAACTCTGCGAGCTAACCAATAAGGCAAAGCCACGCTTTCCGAGTGAACCACATCAAATGGTTTTGCACGCTGATTCTCCTCTTCAAATTGCTTCCATGCTTTGTTATGTATCCACTTGCCCGGTTCCCCTTCATGAAAATGAATTTGTGGATAAGATATTACACTAGCATGAGAAACGGATGGGCTATTTTCATCTACAGGAGAGGTGAAGATATGCACTTGATGGCCGCGGTGAGCTAGGGCAGTGTGTAAAGTGTAGGCATGGCGTTCCATGCCACCAGGGGTTGTGCCAAAAGGCCATTTGCGAGAGAAAACAGCAATCTTGAGCTTGACTGGAGGGGGTTTATTTTCAATGAAGGCAAGACGGTTCCATGCAAATTCTGCATTGCGTAGATCACCTGACCAAGGCCTGGCATGGTTGGCTATTAAGGTGGTGCAAATGGAGGTAGTTGGGGCATGGAGGAGGAAAAGGGCTGGGATAGTGAAGAGAACAACGAAGAAAAGTGTGGTGCATAGATTGGATTTAGATTGAGAAGGGATGGCATAAGGTTTCTTGGGCTTGTTGTTGAAGGGCATTTTTTGGTTGGGACTTGCTAAAatgtttcttttgcttttggtgCTTAATAATTTGCAAAGATTAATGAATTCTAAATATTTATGCTGAAAAGTGAAGGAAAGTTTTGTGGTGATGTGGTCACGCTCTTAAGCAAGTgcatgttgttttcttttcttctcttctttattaGCTAGTGCAGTTCTCACGCCTCCTCCAAGAGAAAGAGGATTCTTCTTGTGGCCATAATATATACTTGTTTTTATTGGCAGTTCATATAATATTTGCAGGGCCTGGACGAATTTACTCCATGTGCTACGTTTTGTAATGTTGAAGCCTCCTCCACTCCCCTGGCTAGCTTGTATCTTCTACCATTCTTAACATGTTATTGTCAAGATTTACTGTGTAAATGTCCTGACTGTCACTTTTACTTTAGTTTCAGATCTGTTAAGCAGAAAGCTAGAACTTGAGTTCACCTTGAAGAGGGATAATACTATCTCAATATATCattctatatttttcttctttttattgaagCTTTACCCATTTTCTTTAGCCTGTAGACAAGTCAACTTTACCTATGTTAGGCCATCAGCAGAAGACCGGATCTAATTTTCATGCAAAGTCAACCATTTTTGATAGTTTAACGTAGACGCCTTCCCATCTTGATTTTGAACAAAGCAAGCTAGCTAGTCACAATTTCTTCAAGGCGGATTTCGGGTGATTTGCGATGCACGAAGTTCTTTTAAATGCTATGCTTTTTGGACTATGAGACCTCTTTTCATTATCTTAATGCTAGATCAGTCATCAATTTAAGGCACTTGCAAGTGATCTTTGCTTGGACTCTAAGCACCTTGATTGCAACCTCTGCTTTCTTTACCGAAAATGGTGCTCATAAATATGGTTGGAATATTAGGGCTTAGATTTGAAGCAATGGTTTATGCTGTTCACCCCAGCTTCCCAAAGCTCTAAGCCTTCAGCCCAACTTTAATCCACTGAAAATAACAAGCgaaatattgagattttttaggTCTGAATCCCAGTATCATTAAAACTTAAAGTGGCTTAAGTTCATTGAGATTTTTTCTGTCAGGTCCACTGGAAATGTAGTATGATGTTTGAAAAGGAGTAGTATGTTGTTGTAATGGATtggaacaaataataaaatcgaaaGTCTACCCTTTATCATTCATTGAAGCGTAACGTTTGCTACATTTTGGCATGGGATTCGCTTCATTGCAATAGCATATCTGCAGGCTACAATTCTGGGACCATTAAAACTACTgatgtatatatgtataaaatcttcttcttcctcctcttccccTTCCCATCACAAAGATATTAATGGCAACAGTTCCTGCCACAAACCCAATATTTAGGCCCATTCCACCTCCACAGCCAAATCCAATCCAATAGTAGTTCCAATCAATACCCCAAGTGCCATTTCCACGGTCGGCATTCGGCTCCATTGGAGGCAGTGCATGAGAGCAGGTCTTGGTTAATGGAGGGCCACATAGTCCAATATTCCCTTCAAAAGCAGCTGATGTGAATGTCCCAAACTGATTGCCTTGCGGTATCTCTCCCACGAGGAGATTCTGTGAGAGTTTTAAAACTGAGAGAAAGGTTAATGTGGTGAGTTGTTGAGGAATCGTACCTGAAAGTCTGTTTTCTGACAGGTCCAAAGAACCAAGCTCCTTGAGTTTTCCAAATGAAGAAGGAATCTGGCCTGTGAGATGGTTATTTGACAAGTTGAGTACATAGAGTAAATCAAGATCTCCTATTTTTTCAGGAATCTCACCCTCGAACAGATTGTTGGATAAATCAATAGAAGTGAAGATTGTCAAGATCTTCTCCAACTCCATGTTAAACCCTTTGTTTACCAATGTCACAGAGTCTTTGTAATAGAATGGAGTTAGCACCAAATAACTATATCTGAGAACTTGGCTAGACTGTGATTTCTTTTCCTGCTTCATCATCCCCTTCCAACTCTTGAACCATTCAGACGACAAATTGCCCCGGAATTTATTGGAAGCTAGATCAATTATTTGTAGCAGAGGGAATGAAGTTTTACTGGGAGAATAAATGATTGAACCGCCGAAGAAATTGGACCGCAAGATAAGGACTCGTAGCAGGGGCAAAGTTTCCAACCAGAATGGGAAAGAACCATTCAAGAAATTGTTGCCAACGTCTAAAACTTCCAAATCTCCACAGTTGGCCAGTGATCTTGGCAGAGGCCCTTCTAAGTGATTTTGATTGACATCGAGAGTTCTCAAAGTGCAATTCTCTGCGAATCTTTTTGGCAGGATTCCATGTAGTTCATTGTTTCGCAGATTTAACACCTTCAAGAAACTATTGGAATTACCCAGGCACTCTGGAATGGAGCCATTGAAGTGATTTTTAGACAGATCTAGGACAAATAAGTTCCACGACTCGCACATTGAAAACGGAATTTCTCCATTGAAGTGATTACTTGATAGGGATACGAAACTAGCATAGGTCAGGTTTTCGAAAATCCTGGATGGTAAGGAGGATGAAAACTGGTTGTGTGAGTAATCTAAGTGGATGATGGAAGGTGATGGCATAAGGAAGGGCCCCTGCAGCAAATTGGAATGAAGATCGAGAACAACCAAGTTACCAGGAGAAAGATTTGGAATTGGTTTGTCAAAACCAGATAGCATATTGTTAGATAGGTTTAGATATACCAGATTCTCGTTGCCTAATTTCCAAATCCATTTAGGTATTTCACCcttgattttgttattagaaaGGTCCAAATAAAACAAGTTCATCAGGTTTGTCAGAAAACCtggaatttcttttaaattacaGGAACCCAAACCGAGCTTTCCAATATGAGAAAACAAGGTTGAATTGACACCACTAACCTCAAAGGAGAAGTTATTGCCAGAGAGATCGAGTGTAGTAAGCTCGTTAGTATCTTTGATCATCTCAAAGTTTATGGTGCCATTGAACTGGTTGGAAGAAAGCCCCAGGACATTGAGTCCTCTTATTTTGAAGATTGACACTGGTATTGGACCCTGCAATTCATTTTCACTCAGGTGCATCACCCTCAATAGGGAAGATGAAGCATTCTGAAATTCTTTTAGCTGTCCATTAAGCTGGTTCTGGCTAAGATCTAGCCTCCACAATAAGGGTTTCGTGAAAAGAGCTGGAGGGATCATTCCCTTCAATGAGTTGTTCCTCAGGTCGAGAACTTCGAGATAGGTCAGCCCATTCGCATAAGACAAAGGAATAAATCCTGTAAAATAGCTGCTATGAATatagagatttttattttgttaaactcTACCAAAGACAAGAAGAATGGTACCTGAGAAATGATTGTCGAAAAATATCAATCCAGTGATCTTTTCTGATAAAGCCAGAGATGGAACTGGACCACTGAAATTATTTCTTCCAAAATCAAGATAACGAAGCTCGGTGAGATTCTCAAATGAGGAAGGAATTGATCCGGAAAAACTGCATTGAGAAATTTCTAAATCTTGTAGGAAGACAAGATTAACTATCGAATGTGGTAAATTCCCCATAAACATTGTTCCTGAGAGGTTAATAACTTCAAGTCTGCTGCCTGAAGGGAACTCTGCTGGCAAAGTTCCAGTGAGATTAGAATTGTAGGACACATCAAGAGAACGCAGAGTGCGCATCAAGAACAGACTATTTGGAAAAATTCCATACAACCCACAACAGCTTAGATGCAAAGTTTTCAAAGAAGAAAACTTGGCTAAGAAGTCAGGCACTCTTGATGAAAAGTTGTTTCCACTTAGCTGGAGATCAGTGAGTTTCTCAAGTTGTAAAAGAGAAGGGTGCAATACCCCAGCAAGATTACAATTTGACAAACCCAAGACACGAAGGTTAGGAAGTTTTGTTGACAGGACCGCCCACAACTTACTCTCAGCCATGGAGAGGTCTATTCCATCAAGGTGGAGCACCCTCAGCCTAGTAAGGTTTTCGACAAGTGTTTCAATATCTGGATTTTGGAGTGTTACAGGTTCCTCTGATCCAAACGgataaaaagaaagatcaagAGATACCAACTTTCTAAGAAATGAAATTTCAGCTGGAACTTGGCCAAAAAAGCCTGACCATGAAAAGTTGAGATGAGTCAAGCTCGAAAGTCTACTAAATCCTGATGGAAAGGGAGAGGAATACAATTCATTTCCCGCTATGCTGAGATACTGGAGGTGATGAAGACTGAAGATACTGGTAGAGCCGTTGATTCCACTAGTAATGGAGCTATTGCTGAGGTCTAGACCGACAACATAACCAGTTTGAAGGTCACAAGTCACACCATCCCACAAGCAGCAGTTTTTTGTTGGTGTCCAAGACAGAAGCTTCGAGTCAGTTACAAAATGAGGATCAATTGACAATTCTTGTTTGATTTGTAGTAGTACTGACCTCTGGTGCTCAAGACATTGGCTAGAAACAATGGAAGAAAGGAAGCAAATTCCAACAAAGAGTTTTAGCAGGCAATATAAGCAGGTGTGCATAAGCGAATTGCCCATTTGAAATTAGTGTTAGAAAGGGAATGAACACATGGAAGGTAAGGATAACACAGTTATATTACAATATGTTTACTAGAAATAGTGAGGAGAAAATAAAGAGGGGATTCTTCCTTGTTGCTGCAGAAGTCATTCTCCTCTACCTTGACAAGGGACGTCTTTTACCACTAGTTGACTTGGAAAAATATTGGAGACCATCGCCTGAGTGCGTGAGCCTTGAGAATCTGAGCCTCTCAAATGGACTGATATACAAAAGCATCATTTCTtcctgttctttctttttttattccccGGTATTTTATAATAGGCATTGTTCTTATGAATTAATTGGCAAATCTTTTTTGTTGTCCCAGAGGCGCATGTTAGGCTTTTGAAGATATGTTCataattctattatttatttatcaatcagaattttataattttatttaattatacgttTAAAACCATTATCAAGAACTAGGTTTCCCGGCTACTTCACTGTTTATAATGGCATCTtcccttttaaaaataaaaacttcaccattccttttcttttttattaaatcctttCATGGCCTAACCAAAtgagattaaatttgaaattacgctagaattatcaaattaaaagataaagaataaaaatataaaacaaaaaaacatatatcagcaatcctaaatttacaacaatttttattttagtctaaaagttaattttttagtatatgaGTTCGGGATAGGAGTGAAAAATTCACCCAGAAACAATgaagagagaaagttgtcgTTTGTTATGATTTCgacaatcaaaataaacaagctTGGTGTCAAATGGTTCCATTCAACATGAGGAGTTCAATGAATGTGTTTTATGACCTTCATcttgccaaaaaaatatatcaattattgGGAAGTTTTGTGATTTCaggttattttagaattttttaatattttaaggccataaatgagtttattaaggtttatatgataatttttactttttttaattgaaaaatgattgaaatgatttttttttattttaaaagtgaaaATCCAACTTTCTGACAATTTTCTAGCCACTTCAAGTGTTCAAATACTAGGAAGCAAGAAACGTGTCATTGCCACGTCAAACAACATGTcgtttgctttaaaaaaattgtaaataaagaGGGGCAATCAACATGTCGTCCAACCCTTGttgtagggaaaaaaaatataagctctAGCGCGTGGGACTAGGTTTCCAGACCCAAGCATTCTTGGGCTTGGATAGTTGGCTATGTACAAGGTCCTAACTTGTCAGACCCATCAGGTCCTGAcattcatctctctctctctctctctcattattttttacaaaaatttttta is a window encoding:
- the LOC18094042 gene encoding uncharacterized protein LOC18094042 codes for the protein MPFNNKPKKPYAIPSQSKSNLCTTLFFVVLFTIPALFLLHAPTTSICTTLIANHARPWSGDLRNAEFAWNRLAFIENKPPPVKLKIAVFSRKWPFGTTPGGMERHAYTLHTALAHRGHQVHIFTSPVDENSPSVSHASVISYPQIHFHEGEPGKWIHNKAWKQFEEENQRAKPFDVVHSESVALPYWLARRVPNLAVSWHGIALEGLQSSIFQDLARKPNEAITPYFNKSLQGFVPRVLDEIRFFKKYEHHVAISDSCGEMLRDVYQIPRRRVHVIVNGVDEDDFGEDVRSGHEFRSRIGVPVNASLVLGVAGRLVKDKGHPILYEAFSEFMTEHPDVYLIVAGSGPWEQRYKELGPRVLVLGSMNPSELRAFYNSIDIFVNPTLRPQGLDLTLMEAMMSGKPVMASRFPSIKGTIVVDDEFGFMFSPNVESLLETLEAVAMEGSRRLAQRGKACRQYAASMFTARKMALAYERLFLCIKNETFCTYD
- the LOC18094043 gene encoding receptor-like protein 6, with protein sequence MGNSLMHTCLYCLLKLFVGICFLSSIVSSQCLEHQRSVLLQIKQELSIDPHFVTDSKLLSWTPTKNCCLWDGVTCDLQTGYVVGLDLSNSSITSGINGSTSIFSLHHLQYLSIAGNELYSSPFPSGFSRLSSLTHLNFSWSGFFGQVPAEISFLRKLVSLDLSFYPFGSEEPVTLQNPDIETLVENLTRLRVLHLDGIDLSMAESKLWAVLSTKLPNLRVLGLSNCNLAGVLHPSLLQLEKLTDLQLSGNNFSSRVPDFLAKFSSLKTLHLSCCGLYGIFPNSLFLMRTLRSLDVSYNSNLTGTLPAEFPSGSRLEVINLSGTMFMGNLPHSIVNLVFLQDLEISQCSFSGSIPSSFENLTELRYLDFGRNNFSGPVPSLALSEKITGLIFFDNHFSGFIPLSYANGLTYLEVLDLRNNSLKGMIPPALFTKPLLWRLDLSQNQLNGQLKEFQNASSSLLRVMHLSENELQGPIPVSIFKIRGLNVLGLSSNQFNGTINFEMIKDTNELTTLDLSGNNFSFEVSGVNSTLFSHIGKLGLGSCNLKEIPGFLTNLMNLFYLDLSNNKIKGEIPKWIWKLGNENLVYLNLSNNMLSGFDKPIPNLSPGNLVVLDLHSNLLQGPFLMPSPSIIHLDYSHNQFSSSLPSRIFENLTYASFVSLSSNHFNGEIPFSMCESWNLFVLDLSKNHFNGSIPECLGNSNSFLKVLNLRNNELHGILPKRFAENCTLRTLDVNQNHLEGPLPRSLANCGDLEVLDVGNNFLNGSFPFWLETLPLLRVLILRSNFFGGSIIYSPSKTSFPLLQIIDLASNKFRGNLSSEWFKSWKGMMKQEKKSQSSQVLRYSYLVLTPFYYKDSVTLVNKGFNMELEKILTIFTSIDLSNNLFEGEIPEKIGDLDLLYVLNLSNNHLTGQIPSSFGKLKELGSLDLSENRLSGTIPQQLTTLTFLSVLKLSQNLLVGEIPQGNQFGTFTSAAFEGNIGLCGPPLTKTCSHALPPMEPNADRGNGTWGIDWNYYWIGFGCGGGMGLNIGFVAGTVAINIFVMGRGRGGRRRFYTYIHQ